A window from Malania oleifera isolate guangnan ecotype guangnan chromosome 7, ASM2987363v1, whole genome shotgun sequence encodes these proteins:
- the LOC131159246 gene encoding beta-glucosidase 12-like — protein sequence MKEIGMDAFRFSISWSRVLPGGSLTNGGVNPRGIKFYNDLINEVIRQGMTPYVTLFHSDAPQGLEDKYNGFLSQRIVKDFKDFAEVCFDNFGDRVKHWITLNEPWTFSVYGYDYGYHAPGRCSTWVNENCTAGNSSKEPYIVAHNLLLSHATTVQLYRKKYQAIQKGQIGLALNLFWMVNYTDSQCDIEAAERAADFMYGWFLHPTTYGDYPCCMKDIVQHRLPKFTASESKLLKKSYDFVGVNYYTARYAANNPYSNRVNVSYMNDFLVDLKTEKDGEPIGTPTNLSWFYVYPSGIKDLLKYTKEKYDNPTIYITENGFSELNNKSEPLKESLNDNTRIDYYKSHLEYVQAAIVEDEVDVKGFFAWSFADNYEWSDGYTSRFGLVFIDYDHHLKRYPKRSACWFQKFLHN from the exons ATGAAGGAAATAGGAATGGATGCTTTTCGGTTCTCCATCTCTTGGTCTCGAGTACTACCTG GTGGAAGCCTAACAAATGGGGGAGTAAACCCTCGAGGAATCAAATTTTATAATGATCTCATCAATGAAGTTATTCGTCaag GTATGACACCCTATGTCACACTTTTTCACTCGGATGCTCCTCAAGGTTTAGAAGATAAATACAATGGCTTTTTAAGCCAAAGGATTGT gAAGGATTTTAAAGATTTTGCAGAAGTTTGCTTTGATAATTTTGGGGACCGAGTGAAGCATTGGATTACCTTGAACGAGCCATGGACTTTTAGCGTTTATGGCTATGACTATGGTTATCATGCACCGGGCCGGTGTTCCACATGGGTGAATGAAAACTGCACAGCTGGGAACTCATCGAAAGAGCCTTACATCGTAGCGCACAATCTCCTTCTTTCTCATGCAACTACTGTCCAACTATATAGGAAGAAGTATCAG GCAATTCAAAAGGGTCAGATTGGATTGGCCCTAAACCTTTTTTGGATGGTAAACTATACTGATAGTCAATGTGACATAGAAGCAGCTGAAAGAGCCGCAGATTTCATGTATGGATG GTTTCTCCATCCAACAACGTATGGAGATTATCCATGTTGTATGAAAGATATTGTCCAACATCGGCTACCCAAATTCACTGCTAGCGAATCCAAGTTGCTAAAAAAATCTTATGATTTTGTTGGAGTGAATTACTACACAGCTCGTTATGCAGCAAATAATCCATACTCTAATCGAGTTAATGTTAGCTACATGAACGATTTCCTTGTTGACCTTAAGA CGGAGAAAGATGGAGAACCCATTGGTACACCG ACGAACTTATCCTGGTTCTATGTCTATCCAAGTGGAATTAAGGATCTTCTAAAGTATACCAAGGAAAAATATGACAATCCAACAATTTACATCACTGAGAATG GGTTTAGTGAGTTAAATAATAAGAGTGAACCACTAAAGGAATCCCTCAATGATAATACAAGAATAGACTACTACAAGTCTCATCTTGAATATGTTCAAGCTGCCATTGTCGA GGATGAAGTTGATGTCAAAGGTTTTTTTGCGTGGTCATTTGCGGACAATTATGAATGGAGTGATGGGTATACTTCGAGATTTGGGTTAGTGTTCATAGATTATGATCATCATTTGAAGAGGTACCCGAAACGCTCCGCTTGCTGGTTTCAAAAGTTTCTCCACAATTAA